Proteins encoded together in one Capricornis sumatraensis isolate serow.1 chromosome 3, serow.2, whole genome shotgun sequence window:
- the TMEM177 gene encoding transmembrane protein 177 — MAGPLWRATVFVQRHRTGLLVGSCAGLFGAQISYHLFPDPVVQWLYQYWPQGQPAPLSPELERLFQEVRQDIGIPSGHHFEAFTTFTFQPVSSGFPRLPGGAVVGIPASFLRGPVSNTDRPVVVHGQRVDWRSPAGARLRDALTLSHDAQKFALAKEVVYLESGAAALQALPAPACLAGTWALGVGAKHALGLYGGPMSLRAAFNLVAAVAGFVAYAFSTDSLTHALEAWLDRRTASLSAAYARGGVEFYEKVLSGNLALRSLLGQRGEKLYTPSGNVIPRHWFRIKHLPYTARRDSVLQMWRAALGPGGS, encoded by the coding sequence ATGGCAGGTCCCCTGTGGCGGGCCACAGTGTTTGTGCAGAGACACAGGACAGGCCTGTTGGTGGGCTCCTGTGCAGGCCTGTTTGGAGCCCAGATCTCGTACCACCTCTTCCCGgatcctgtggtccagtggctgtaCCAGTACTGGCCTCAGGGCCAGCCGGCGCCTCTGTCCCCAGAACTGGAGAGGCTCTTCCAGGAGGTGCGGCAGGACATTGGCATCCCCTCGGGCCACCACTTCGAGGCCTTTACCACCTTCACCTTCCAGCCTGTGAGCTCCGGCTTCCCGAGACTCCCTGGTGGGGCCGTTGTAGGCATCCCTGCCAGCTTCCTCCGTGGCCCAGTGAGCAACACTGACCGGCCTGTGGTTGTCCATGGGCAGCGAGTGGACTGGCGGAGCCCAGCAGGCGCCCGGCTGAGAGATGCCCTCACCCTGTCTCACGATGCCCAGAAGTTCGCTTTGGCCAAGGAGGTGGTGTACCTGGAGAGTGGGGCAGCTGCCTTGCAGGCCCTGCCTGCCCCAGCCTGCCTGGCGGGCACCTGGGCGCTGGGTGTGGGGGCCAAGCACGCCTTGGGGCTCTATGGAGGCCCCATGAGCTTGCGGGCCGCCTTCAACTTGGTGGCAGCAGTGGCGGGCTTCGTGGCCTATGCCTTCTCGACGGACTCTCTCACTCACGCCCTGGAAGCCTGGCTGGACCGCCGCACGGCCTCCCTGTCTGCAGCCTATGCCCGGGGTGGGGTGGAATTCTATGAGAAGGTTCTGTCAGGCAACCTGGCCCTTCGCAGTCTGCTGGGCCAGCGGGGGGAGAAACTCTACACCCCCAGCGGGAATGTCATTCCCAGACACTGGTTCCGCATCAAACACCTGCCCTACACGGCCCGCCGGGACTCAGTGCTGCAGATGTGGCGGGCAGCGCTTGGCCCTGGCGGCTCCTGA